The following coding sequences are from one Sesamum indicum cultivar Zhongzhi No. 13 linkage group LG11, S_indicum_v1.0, whole genome shotgun sequence window:
- the LOC105173241 gene encoding trihelix transcription factor ASIL2, with protein MATILSPSSNSPHDHDDDHIPTATLALPSIATASASRRLPPPCWSPDETVALIDAYRDKWYSLRRGNLRANHWQEVADDVASRCPASPPKTAVQCRHKMEKLRKRYRAEIQRAAAHGGVRRFTSTWVHFQRMHSMEKGPNPSPPSSDDEEEDDHKNSIKRINDLYNYNNQKGNFGSQGLESNGATSAFRIKIPGRATTGPSGAKVYSKFDEMGGQNPNYPNPRFANSVAGVNGAASSKVLRDAFVGRGEIGKRVGEISKKNKGDGVGEVVAAIQALGEGFMRVEKVKMDMVRQVEEMRMEMELKRTEMILESQQRIVEAFAKAISERSAKRVKRNSTPPDC; from the coding sequence ATGGCCACCATCTTATCCCCATCCTCCAACTCCCCCCACGACCACGACGACGACCACATCCCCACCGCCACCCTAGCTCTCCCCTCCATCGCCACCGCCTCCGCCTCCCGCCGCTTGCCCCCGCCCTGCTGGTCCCCTGACGAGACCGTCGCCCTCATCGATGCTTACAGAGACAAGTGGTATTCCCTCCGGCGCGGCAACCTCCGCGCCAACCACTGGCAGGAGGTAGCCGACGATGTCGCTTCTCGATGCCCCGCCAGCCCCCCTAAGACCGCCGTCCAGTGCCGCCACAAGATGGAGAAGCTCCGGAAGAGATATCGTGCTGAGATCCAGCGAGCCGCCGCTCACGGAGGGGTCCGCCGCTTCACCTCCACGTGGGTCCACTTCCAGAGAATGCACTCCATGGAGAAAGGCCCCAATCCTTCCCCTCCTTCCTCGGACGACGAAGAGGAGGATGATCATAAGAACAGCATCAAACGAATCaatgatttgtataattataataatcaaaagGGTAATTTCGGAAGTCAAGGGCTTGAGAGTAACGGGGCAACAAGTGCTTTTCGAATCAAGATCCCGGGTCGGGCGACTACGGGACCTTCTGGGGCGAAGGTCTATTCTAAGTTTGATGAGATGGGTGGTCAGAACCCTAATTACCCTAACCCTAGATTTGCTAATTCTGTTGCTGGTGTCAACGGAGCTGCTTCTAGTAAGGTTTTGAGAGATGCGTTTGTCGGAAGAGGTGAAATAGGAAAGAGGGTGGGTGAGATTTCGAAGAAAAACAAGGGGGATGGGGTGGGCGAGGTGGTGGCAGCGATACAGGCATTGGGAGAGGGATTTATGAGAGTTGAGAAGGTGAAGATGGATATGGTGCGACAGGTTGAGGAGATGAGAATGGAGATGGAGTTGAAGAGGACGGAGATGATACTCGAGTCGCAGCAGAGGATTGTGGAGGCATTTGCAAAGGCAATATCTGAAAGAAGTGCTAAAAGGGTTAAAAGAAATTCCACTCCTCCTGACTGCTAA